One genomic segment of uncultured Tolumonas sp. includes these proteins:
- the pspC gene encoding envelope stress response membrane protein PspC — protein MKNVDRKLYRSSNQAWLGGVCAGVAECYGQPVWLIRILMITLFVFSGSLAALVYLAGIFLLDKQPTQLPPETRFRPQFGYGEDAAQRARQLSERMQQLDQRLQAMERYVTSSRYRFDKEFNKL, from the coding sequence ATGAAAAACGTCGACCGCAAACTTTATCGCAGCAGTAATCAGGCCTGGTTAGGCGGTGTCTGTGCCGGTGTCGCGGAATGTTATGGGCAGCCGGTTTGGCTGATACGAATTCTGATGATCACGCTGTTTGTTTTTAGCGGCAGTCTCGCGGCATTGGTTTATCTGGCGGGCATATTCCTGCTGGATAAACAGCCGACACAATTGCCGCCAGAAACCCGTTTTCGTCCGCAGTTTGGTTATGGGGAAGATGCCGCGCAACGGGCTCGCCAACTGAGTGAACGCATGCAGCAACTTGATCAACGCTTACAGGCGATGGAGCGTTATGTAACCTCCAGCCGTTACCGCTTCGATAAAGAGTTTAATAAATTATAG
- the pspA gene encoding phage shock protein PspA produces the protein MGIFSRFSDIINSNLTALLDRAEDPAKMVRMMIQEMEETLVEVRTSSARVLADRKEQERRLQRLQHDALDWESKARLALSKGREDLARAALAEKQAVEETLQLAERELKVIEEQLTVLHEEIGQLQQKLDDAKAKQQSLLAREKTSRARMDIRRSSNRDKLEEAFQKFDAYERKMDNLEAQVEAQDLGRSRTLHDEFNELARNDKVESELEALKASMTKQRSES, from the coding sequence ATGGGTATCTTTTCTCGTTTCAGCGACATCATTAATTCCAACCTGACCGCGTTACTCGATCGCGCCGAAGACCCAGCCAAAATGGTACGGATGATGATCCAGGAAATGGAAGAAACACTGGTTGAGGTGCGCACCAGCTCTGCGCGGGTACTCGCCGATCGCAAAGAGCAGGAGCGCCGTTTACAACGTCTGCAACACGATGCGCTCGACTGGGAAAGCAAAGCCCGTCTGGCACTGAGTAAAGGCCGTGAAGATCTGGCTCGGGCGGCATTGGCAGAAAAACAAGCGGTGGAAGAAACATTGCAATTGGCGGAACGTGAGCTAAAAGTGATAGAGGAACAACTGACCGTGTTACATGAAGAGATCGGTCAGTTGCAACAAAAACTGGATGACGCGAAAGCCAAACAACAGTCGTTATTAGCGCGGGAAAAAACCAGCCGCGCGCGGATGGATATTCGCCGCAGCAGCAATCGCGACAAACTGGAAGAAGCCTTCCAAAAATTCGATGCTTACGAGCGCAAAATGGATAACTTAGAAGCACAGGTGGAAGCCCAAGATCTGGGCCGCAGCCGCACCTTGCATGACGAATTTAACGAACTGGCGCGGAATGACAAAGTTGAATCAGAACTGGAAGCGTTGAAAGCCAGCATGACCAAACAAAGGAGTGAGTCTTAA
- the arnT gene encoding lipid IV(A) 4-amino-4-deoxy-L-arabinosyltransferase, with product MSEIKNIAQKYTHWLLMLLFAVAYLLPLNNRMLWIPDESRYAEISREMIQRGDWIVPHLLGLHYFEKPIAGYWLNSISQLLFGESHFAVRFASALSAGLTAWLIYWFSQRLFHSQKKAIAAAVCYLSFILVYAIGTYSVLDSMVTLWLDLTLVCFYVSLQANTSRQKLAGYALMGVAAGLGFLTKGFISLAVPVIVALPYLFYRRQLNELRYLWIALLTLLLVSLPWAIAIHLRAPDYWHYFFWVEHIQRFSGADAQHKAPFWYYLPILIAGCLPWLGLAPAALKQSWRTTSIRPVVMFLLFWLLIPFLFFSIAKGKLPTYILPCFAPLAILLGYGITELLAEKRWRVIRQNAWVNMAFGGLLLVAVLLLGSGIMGKQPLYLANDHVALALAVLCFAGWLIAGWFSYRKPAQSLYLTALCPLALGLLLGWSLPTSLINSKLPEAFITQHQQELDSSRFVFSNDVGLAVSLGWQLKRDDIQLYGVDGELAYGLADSSQTDKRVKTEDFPAWLNSARQQGNVSVVTRNKPGELPKTLPAADQMIAQQNFTLLYYRQAMSTDKAENSAGDSTGNKHE from the coding sequence ATGTCAGAGATAAAAAATATTGCGCAAAAATATACGCATTGGCTGCTGATGCTCTTGTTCGCCGTGGCGTATCTGTTACCGCTGAATAACCGGATGCTGTGGATACCCGATGAATCGCGGTATGCTGAGATCAGCCGCGAAATGATCCAGCGTGGTGACTGGATTGTGCCGCACCTATTGGGGCTGCACTATTTCGAAAAACCGATCGCCGGATATTGGTTAAACAGTATCAGCCAGTTGTTATTTGGTGAGTCACATTTTGCTGTCCGTTTTGCCTCCGCTCTTTCCGCTGGCCTCACCGCCTGGTTGATCTACTGGTTTAGCCAACGTTTATTCCACAGTCAGAAAAAAGCGATCGCGGCCGCGGTTTGTTATCTGTCGTTTATTTTGGTGTATGCCATCGGCACTTATAGCGTGCTCGATAGCATGGTGACACTGTGGCTCGATCTGACGCTGGTCTGTTTTTACGTCAGTCTGCAAGCCAACACCTCACGACAAAAATTAGCCGGTTATGCCCTGATGGGCGTCGCTGCAGGGTTGGGCTTTCTGACCAAAGGGTTTATTTCTCTGGCGGTTCCGGTCATAGTTGCGTTGCCTTACCTGTTTTATCGTCGTCAACTCAATGAGTTACGCTACTTATGGATCGCCTTGCTCACCCTATTACTGGTGAGTTTACCGTGGGCGATTGCCATTCATTTACGCGCTCCCGATTACTGGCATTATTTTTTCTGGGTAGAACATATTCAGCGTTTTTCCGGCGCAGATGCACAACATAAAGCGCCGTTTTGGTATTACCTGCCGATCCTGATTGCCGGTTGTTTACCGTGGCTCGGCCTAGCTCCGGCCGCTTTAAAACAGAGCTGGCGCACCACATCCATCCGCCCGGTGGTGATGTTCTTACTGTTCTGGCTGCTGATCCCGTTTCTGTTTTTCAGCATCGCGAAAGGCAAACTGCCCACCTATATCCTGCCGTGTTTTGCCCCGCTGGCGATATTACTGGGTTACGGCATTACCGAATTACTGGCGGAAAAACGCTGGCGGGTGATACGGCAGAATGCCTGGGTCAATATGGCATTTGGCGGTCTATTGCTCGTGGCAGTATTGTTACTCGGCAGTGGGATCATGGGAAAACAGCCTTTGTATCTGGCCAATGATCATGTTGCTCTGGCCTTGGCAGTGCTCTGTTTTGCTGGCTGGCTCATCGCAGGCTGGTTCAGTTACCGTAAACCAGCACAATCATTGTATCTAACCGCACTGTGCCCACTGGCGTTAGGGCTGTTGCTCGGCTGGTCACTGCCAACTTCGCTGATTAACTCTAAATTGCCAGAAGCCTTTATTACACAACATCAGCAGGAACTCGACAGCAGCCGTTTTGTGTTCAGTAATGATGTCGGTCTCGCGGTCAGTCTGGGTTGGCAATTAAAACGCGATGATATTCAATTGTATGGCGTCGATGGTGAGCTGGCTTACGGGCTGGCCGATTCCTCACAAACCGATAAGCGTGTTAAAACTGAAGACTTCCCAGCCTGGTTAAACAGCGCTCGTCAGCAAGGGAATGTGTCAGTGGTCACCCGCAACAAACCGGGCGAATTGCCCAAAACGTTACCAGCCGCCGATCAAATGATTGCCCAACAAAACTTCACCCTGCTTTATTACCGGCAAGCCATGTCGACCGACAAGGCCGAAAATAGTGCCGGAGATAGTACCGGAAATAAACATGAGTAG
- the wrbA gene encoding NAD(P)H:quinone oxidoreductase — translation MTKLLVLYYSMYGHIETMANSVVEGAREVDGVEVTLKRVPETMDPAIFASAGGKASQIPVATPAELADYDAIIFGVPTRFGNMAGQMRTFLDQTGGLWAKGALFGKVASVFSSTGVGGGQEMTITSTWTTLAHHGMVIVPIGYGARELFDISHVSGGTPYGATTIAGGDGSRQPDARELAIARFQGKHVATVAAKLKG, via the coding sequence ATGACCAAGTTGCTTGTACTGTATTATTCCATGTATGGCCATATTGAAACGATGGCCAACAGTGTGGTCGAAGGCGCACGAGAAGTGGATGGCGTCGAGGTTACACTCAAACGGGTTCCTGAAACGATGGACCCGGCTATCTTTGCTTCTGCCGGCGGGAAAGCCAGCCAGATACCGGTCGCCACGCCCGCAGAGCTGGCCGACTATGATGCCATTATTTTTGGGGTACCCACCCGCTTTGGCAATATGGCCGGACAAATGCGCACTTTTCTCGATCAAACCGGCGGCTTATGGGCCAAAGGGGCATTGTTTGGCAAAGTCGCCAGTGTGTTTAGTTCGACCGGTGTCGGTGGCGGACAAGAGATGACCATTACCTCGACTTGGACGACACTCGCTCATCACGGCATGGTGATTGTACCGATTGGTTATGGCGCCAGAGAACTGTTTGATATCAGCCACGTCAGCGGCGGCACACCTTATGGGGCAACGACCATCGCCGGGGGGGATGGTTCTCGGCAACCGGATGCCCGTGAACTGGCGATTGCCCGTTTTCAGGGTAAACATGTCGCCACCGTCGCAGCAAAACTAAAAGGCTAA
- the arnF gene encoding 4-amino-4-deoxy-L-arabinose-phosphoundecaprenol flippase subunit ArnF yields the protein MKYALRGYLLAGSSVLLTTLAQLTMKWGMIHLPHFALSWFTSLILLENKAALCLVGSGIAAYLLSMFCWLKALHHLPLNRAYPLLSVSYALVYLATALLPWYQESLSFSQTLGVILITVGVWLIISRTPEN from the coding sequence ATGAAATATGCATTGCGTGGTTATCTGCTGGCCGGTAGCAGTGTTTTACTGACCACACTGGCGCAATTGACGATGAAATGGGGCATGATCCATTTACCGCATTTTGCTCTGAGTTGGTTTACCTCCCTTATTTTGCTGGAGAATAAAGCGGCATTATGTCTGGTCGGTAGCGGCATTGCCGCTTATTTGCTGTCGATGTTTTGCTGGCTAAAAGCGTTGCACCATTTGCCGCTCAACCGGGCTTATCCGTTGTTGAGTGTCAGTTATGCACTGGTGTATTTAGCCACTGCGTTATTGCCGTGGTATCAGGAATCGCTGTCATTCAGCCAGACGCTCGGCGTCATATTAATCACCGTTGGCGTCTGGCTTATCATCTCGCGCACACCGGAAAATTAA
- the pspB gene encoding envelope stress response membrane protein PspB, protein MSLMMFFFVPAVVFLALVAPIWLILHYWTQSRLNRGLSAEEQDQLADALALAQRLEQRIVTLETILDVQQPDWRRHDEDRNHRS, encoded by the coding sequence ATGTCATTGATGATGTTCTTTTTTGTGCCAGCCGTGGTGTTTCTGGCACTGGTGGCGCCGATCTGGCTGATATTGCATTACTGGACGCAATCCCGGCTCAACCGAGGGTTATCCGCAGAAGAACAGGATCAGCTGGCTGACGCGCTGGCGCTGGCTCAACGGCTGGAACAACGCATCGTGACATTAGAAACGATCCTCGACGTGCAGCAGCCCGACTGGCGCCGCCACGATGAAGATCGCAATCACCGTTCTTGA
- the pspF gene encoding phage shock protein operon transcriptional activator, which produces MTTPKQRVIGSSELWHQVLQQASQVAPLNRPVLLVGERGTGKELIAERLHYLSLRWQQPYLQVNCAAMTENLLESELFGHEMGAFTGATRSRAGLFERADGGTLFLDELATASLPVQEKLLRVIEYGRFERVGGSKTLQVDVRVVAACNEDLPTLVTQGRFRGDLLDRLAFDVLNLPPLRYRKEDIAELAEHFALRMCLELGYDFFSGFAPPAMQQLLTHDWPGNVRELKNVVERSIYRHADPVQPVAEMVVDPFVSPWRTPPVTSSNMTEAEPDLPMSAQAPMNCDLKAELAQFEQSLIQRALQQQHFNQRRTAQVLGLSYDQLRAALRKYPHLLTERNNTNQ; this is translated from the coding sequence ATGACCACGCCGAAACAACGTGTGATCGGCAGCTCTGAGCTTTGGCATCAGGTGCTGCAACAAGCATCGCAAGTGGCACCACTGAACCGGCCAGTGTTATTGGTGGGCGAGCGCGGCACCGGCAAAGAGCTGATCGCGGAACGGTTGCACTATCTGTCACTGCGCTGGCAACAGCCCTATCTGCAGGTGAACTGTGCGGCGATGACTGAAAATCTGCTGGAATCAGAGCTGTTTGGCCATGAAATGGGCGCTTTTACCGGGGCGACACGTAGTCGGGCAGGGCTTTTTGAGCGCGCCGATGGTGGCACGTTGTTTTTAGATGAACTTGCCACCGCCAGTTTGCCGGTGCAGGAAAAATTGCTCCGTGTCATTGAATATGGCCGCTTTGAGCGCGTCGGTGGCAGTAAAACGCTGCAGGTCGATGTGCGGGTGGTGGCTGCGTGCAATGAAGATCTGCCAACACTGGTCACACAAGGGCGTTTTCGCGGCGATTTGTTAGATCGGCTGGCGTTTGATGTGCTGAACCTGCCACCGCTGCGTTATCGTAAAGAAGATATTGCCGAGCTGGCCGAACATTTTGCGCTGCGTATGTGTCTGGAATTGGGGTATGACTTTTTTTCGGGGTTTGCCCCGCCAGCCATGCAACAACTGCTGACGCACGATTGGCCGGGTAATGTGCGCGAATTGAAAAATGTCGTTGAGCGCAGCATCTACCGCCATGCCGACCCGGTGCAACCCGTGGCTGAAATGGTGGTAGATCCCTTTGTCAGCCCCTGGCGAACCCCTCCGGTAACTAGCTCTAACATGACTGAAGCAGAACCCGATCTGCCGATGTCAGCTCAAGCGCCAATGAACTGTGATTTAAAAGCGGAGCTGGCGCAATTTGAACAAAGTTTGATTCAACGAGCACTGCAGCAACAGCATTTTAATCAACGGCGTACCGCGCAGGTGCTGGGGTTAAGTTACGACCAATTGCGTGCTGCGTTGCGGAAATATCCACACTTACTGACGGAACGAAATAACACCAATCAGTGA
- a CDS encoding PspA/IM30 family protein, protein MSGIFEKLSRTIKGLANDALDAAADPGRDARQIVRELEEQIQQAEAALLDVRAEYELMRSGKDKTEQEVARWDGLARQAISGDDDGLARECLTRKQQFTTTLQQQSEQIAQYEPAVRELESRINELKTQHAEMENRIELLEARSHLATAQEKTATVISGIGGQSLVADFDKLEAQVEKQEARASAASSLATQQNGNDLEQRVKALQHSDVDDALAKLKQEMGR, encoded by the coding sequence ATGTCAGGTATTTTTGAGAAATTATCCCGTACTATCAAAGGGCTGGCTAATGATGCACTGGATGCGGCAGCTGATCCGGGGCGTGATGCCCGCCAGATTGTTCGTGAACTGGAAGAGCAGATCCAGCAGGCGGAAGCGGCATTACTGGATGTGCGAGCTGAATATGAGCTGATGCGTTCCGGTAAAGATAAAACTGAGCAGGAAGTGGCGCGCTGGGATGGTTTAGCGCGCCAGGCCATCAGTGGCGATGATGACGGGCTGGCACGCGAATGTCTGACCCGCAAACAGCAATTTACGACCACATTGCAGCAGCAGTCAGAACAGATCGCGCAATATGAACCTGCGGTGCGGGAGCTGGAAAGCCGGATTAACGAGCTGAAAACTCAGCATGCCGAGATGGAAAACCGCATCGAATTACTGGAAGCGCGCAGCCACTTGGCGACTGCACAGGAAAAAACCGCGACCGTTATCAGCGGGATCGGCGGTCAATCGCTGGTGGCCGATTTTGATAAGCTCGAAGCGCAGGTGGAAAAACAGGAAGCGCGTGCCAGTGCCGCGAGTTCACTGGCGACACAACAGAATGGCAATGATTTAGAACAACGCGTGAAAGCACTCCAGCACAGTGATGTCGATGATGCACTGGCGAAGCTGAAACAGGAAATGGGCCGCTGA
- the arnE gene encoding 4-amino-4-deoxy-L-arabinose-phosphoundecaprenol flippase subunit ArnE, with protein MSSFAIIVVSLLTCVGQLCQKQAVENWRHRALGWQEKLFDRWLLSGLTALGLGMLLWLVILQYVPLNIAYPMLSLNFVLVTLASHFWFKEKTGWRGWCGIACIMLGVILVGAHL; from the coding sequence ATGAGTAGTTTTGCCATTATTGTGGTCAGTTTACTCACCTGTGTCGGGCAGTTATGCCAAAAACAGGCGGTGGAAAATTGGCGGCATCGCGCATTAGGTTGGCAGGAAAAGCTGTTCGATCGCTGGTTACTCAGCGGTCTGACTGCGTTAGGGCTAGGCATGTTGCTGTGGCTGGTAATTTTGCAGTATGTACCGCTTAATATTGCCTACCCCATGCTGAGCCTGAATTTTGTGTTAGTCACTCTGGCCTCGCACTTCTGGTTTAAAGAAAAAACCGGCTGGCGCGGCTGGTGTGGCATCGCCTGCATCATGCTCGGCGTCATCTTAGTAGGCGCACATTTATGA
- a CDS encoding alpha/beta hydrolase, whose protein sequence is MHRQLRQHLRTVSFGLLSCLFLMSPAQAGLLRERLQERFAERHAATAVKTTENDEFTDTSEASNSLPAGVRVIRNLAYGTDAKQRLDVYLPTHPLTSAPVIFMVHGGAWRTGDKAMSNVVDNKIARWVPEGIVFISINYRLLPQADPLLQAQDVATALAYAQKNATRWGADAHQFVLMGHSAGAHLVSLLAADPTLATRRSAQSWLGTVSLDSAAYDIPRIMAAKHYRFYDKAFGSDPAYWQAASPSQQLKAQQTAFLAICSTQRPDKPCDQAGDFVAQAKSLQIAASLQPEPLTHKEINKQLGLNNAYTQQVETFLAGLSQPLCLRIVPDKATQCSRN, encoded by the coding sequence ATGCATCGACAGCTGAGGCAGCACCTGCGAACAGTCTCTTTTGGACTATTATCCTGTTTATTTTTAATGTCACCCGCGCAGGCCGGCTTGCTGCGGGAACGCCTACAAGAACGGTTCGCCGAACGGCATGCGGCAACAGCGGTGAAGACAACTGAAAATGATGAATTTACTGACACCAGCGAGGCATCAAACTCATTACCAGCTGGCGTTCGGGTGATTCGCAATCTGGCTTATGGCACTGATGCCAAACAACGACTGGATGTTTATTTACCAACACATCCTCTCACCAGCGCCCCCGTAATTTTTATGGTACACGGCGGCGCCTGGCGTACTGGCGATAAAGCGATGAGTAACGTGGTGGATAATAAAATCGCCCGTTGGGTGCCTGAGGGTATTGTTTTTATCTCCATCAATTATCGTTTATTGCCGCAGGCTGATCCGTTATTACAGGCCCAAGATGTTGCAACCGCCCTCGCCTATGCGCAGAAAAATGCCACGCGATGGGGTGCCGATGCACACCAGTTTGTCTTAATGGGCCATTCTGCCGGTGCCCATCTGGTCAGTTTGCTGGCCGCCGATCCGACACTCGCCACCCGGCGAAGTGCGCAGTCTTGGTTAGGCACCGTCTCACTCGACAGTGCGGCGTATGATATTCCCCGGATCATGGCAGCCAAACATTACCGTTTCTACGATAAAGCCTTTGGCTCTGACCCCGCTTATTGGCAAGCCGCCTCCCCGTCGCAGCAACTCAAAGCACAACAAACCGCATTTCTGGCGATCTGTTCAACCCAACGCCCTGACAAACCGTGTGATCAAGCCGGTGATTTTGTCGCGCAGGCCAAAAGCCTACAGATAGCTGCATCATTACAACCGGAACCGCTCACTCACAAAGAGATCAATAAACAACTCGGGCTGAATAATGCGTATACCCAACAGGTAGAAACCTTTCTCGCCGGATTAAGTCAGCCGTTGTGTCTGCGTATTGTTCCGGATAAAGCAACCCAATGTTCCCGAAATTGA